Genomic window (Drosophila sulfurigaster albostrigata strain 15112-1811.04 chromosome 2R, ASM2355843v2, whole genome shotgun sequence):
ctgttaaTAGCTGCTAGCGCCATGTGCTCATCAAGTGAATTGGGTTAAAAATAGTCTATTAGGATTGGCGAGAGCGAATCTtaatcagcatcaatagcagAGTCCACTGTGCATCTCAAAATTtggataaatatttatcgaaatatattgcaaaataaccataaatcacaaaataatACAGACTAGAGGGTCTATTACTGTCACATCTCGACTGCAGAGTTCTTACttgttgctttatttgctTACCTGACTCATCCTCTTCACTCGCTGTGGCCACTTCATCGAGCACTTGGAACTGACGCAGCTGCTGATCGAGGGGCTCGGACAGCAACTCCGCATCACGTGTCTGACGCATCTCCTCAATGGCACTCAACGAGAAGCCAGCCACCTTGAGCTCTTGCTCCTCTTCCTCCAGTCTAGGACGCTTCGAACGTGGAGCATCTTcggactgttgttgttgcgacgtttcaacagcagcagctgttgttgccattttccggaagtgtgtgtgtgagttaaACTTAAATGCGAGTGTATCGTATTTGAATtggattttagttttttatacaGCTGTGTTTGGGATTCTTCTCGCCAATAACCAATACTGAGAACATCCAACGATTTCGAATTGATTTTTCATTGGAAGTGCCACATTGGTTAAGCTAGAAAGCCCAATCTAAACATtcctacttttttttgtgttcgcaACGCACTTCACCACAATATCGTAATTACAGCATGCATCAGCATAACACGTTTctattgtaatttttgttgtaattatttttttgcaatttgcaatatttagcCGGCTTCCTAAGCGAAGCTGCTTTCGCAATGGGATTCTGTGTGCAACAAAACACCAAGGCAAAAGTGGCTAAGCccgtttttaaataatatttgccgCTTTTTTATGGAAATTGCCAAAAcgtattaaatgtttatatgtttttaacgaataataaaatataactcTTCAGCAATGGCCACGCTCGGTTTTTTGTGTCAATAAACAGCTGTTCCTTGGCAATTTCAATGCTACCATACCGCTGAAATGTAACTATTGATCGTTACTTATGATGAGGCTATTTCATTTTCGTAAATAATCGGTAAACTGTGTATTTCTTTCATCAATTGCATGCTTTTTAGTGCCTGCTTAAGTCATAATACAAATGGAAAGGTCGCgctcaatttttaattgaatgaaattaacACTTTTTAACTGTACGGCTACGTatcaaccaaaaatatactgctGCTTAATAATGGTGTATTTCGAGCTGCAAGAGACGGTCACGCTGTTTCCCAATAAAGACTGTTCCTATTGGaggtttgtttattttggtgAAATGCGACTCAACGAGCATACGAAATTAGTTGGCCAGCGGGTGATTTTGGTGCCCTACGAGGCTCGCCATGTGCCCAAATATCACGAATGGATGAGTTGCCCGACATTGCGTAACTTAACGGCATCAGATGAACTCACTTTAAGTGAAGAATATGATATGCAACGAAGTTGGCGAGAGGATAACGACAAGCTCACTTTTATTGTGCTCTGTGCTGAAACTTATGCTAACACAAATGATGAAATTGCTGCCATGGTCGGTGATACTAATCTCTTCCTGCGCtatgacgacgacgaagagGAGGGTAACCAATATGTGGCCGAAGCTGAGATCATGATAGCAGCGACAGAGGCGCGTGGTAAGGGTTACGGACGGGAAGCAATGCTGCTCATGTTAAAGTACGCACAGAACCATTTAAGTGTGACCAAATTCGAAGCAAAGATTGACATGGACAATCAAATATCGTTGCGCTTATTTGAaagctttcaatttgttgaagtCCGTCGGGTAGAAGTCTTCCACGAAGTGACCTTGGAGCGCAAGGTGACGCCAGATTGGTTGACATGGCTAGATCAACAAGTTGATATCAAAAGCGAAACTTACAAGTAATTAGAGGTAATATTCGCTGCAGGCTAAGTGAAGTAGTCGTTAATTGTGGACAATCTGGCAACACTGCCGCAAATGTCTGTGACTTGCCTTTTAAAATAAACGTATATTATTCTTAACGAATTACACTCTGCTCTGTTCACTTAAAGTAagcttaaaatatatgaaactATACGTTACAAGGTATAGATTCTACTAGCTCATTGTCGATATCCACATTATTGGTCTCCTCGGCAGCACAGTTTTGGGCATTCTGCTCGTGACCTTTCGAACGATAATGGGCAGCTAAGTGAGGGCGTCGCATAAAAGAAACTTTGCAGATCTCGCAGCTGCAAATGTGAAGGagattattatttgtttataaagtattttatctGCTTACTTACTGAAAACTTCGTACTCCAGAGTGACTGAGCATGTGCGTCTTTAGCTTGTTGCTGACAGCAAACGCTTTGTCGCATTTAGTGCACTTGTAAGGTTTATAGTTTGTGTGGCGACTGCAAAGTTTcctaatatttaataatcatcactaattacattttaaacgAATTGACTTACTTTCGCTCGTGTTGAATGCGTCCGCTGTGATCGGCAAATGTTTGACCGCAGTACTGACATGGATACGGTTTCTGGCAGAGATGCGACAACATATGGCGACGCAACAAATGCGGCGTATAAAACTTCAACGGGCACTGCTTGCAAGTAAAGTTCTTGACGCCCGTATGTCGCAACAGATGTACTTTGAAATTGCTTGGACAGGTGAAATGTCTGCCGCACAGTTCGCAAATGCAATCACGTTTTCGTCGCTCGCGCTTCAGCTCCACAATCTCGTGCTCGGAGAGCTTACTCCAGTTGATGCGTGGTGTGTTCCTCGAATTTATGGCAAAGTTGACAGTGGCATAGAGTTTAGAAGCGGTTTGTTTGCCTGGCTTGCGTTCTGCAGGCGCTATACTTTCAGTCTCTGaagtgtgtgttgtttgtacAACTGTTGCCACTTCTTCTAGTTGTTCCTTCGGCTGATCCACGTAGTCTTCTGTGTATTCTGTGTTTTCGTCAAATGAACTATATTGTTCCCCACCCTCTTCTTCATCATCCTCGTCCTCATCTTGTTGTATGACACTGTCGTCCAGATTAAGTTTGTGCTCTTCATCTAAATCGATTTCTTTGAGCGCTTCCGcgacgctgttgctgcttaaaAGTAGCTGCTGTGTTCTGATGATTCGCTCACGAAATATAATCGCTTCGCGCAGTGCAACTTCACATGGTCCACAGATATGTGCAGGAAATTCTGTTTGCTCCAGCAGCTATtatttaaaaccaaaataatgGCATCAACACTTGCACTGTTAAGTTAAATCGTAAACAACTTACAAAGAGTCCAGTTAACGCTTCTATTTGATGCAGCATTATTTTGTCAGGTTGTTCGAATAGATTGTTGGCATTGAGACAGAAAATTATCTTACCACAGGTTCGACAGCGCGCAGACATTTTACAAACATTTTCCAAAACCCAAACGCGTTTTTCACTTCTATTGCTTTCCCTCTATTCGCGTCTTTTACAGCAATCAGCTGTTCTATAAGAAACTATCTGGCAACACTAATGTTGCGTCGCGTGCGATATCGTGATTCCGACGTGTGAATGCCTGGTCACTTTGTCCAGCcgttacttatttaattttcaaaaataagaatttagtGAAGTGACTTTCAAACTTAAGCCCATGTTAAATATGAATTCTCatgaaaatacatttagtTAATGCTCtgtttattacattttgtatattacaaCTACATTCTTTACTTGCCTTacatattgcattttaaatgtttttgctgttgtcgctgttgttgtagtcgttgGTTGTGTTAATAATGCTGTGTGTAAGCTTGGGCTGTTGTGTATggtctgtgtgtatgtaggCGGCAGGAAGGGGCATCAAATAGCATGAGCCGTTAGTCAgttatcaaatatatatacgcatgtgtgtgtatggataGTGTACATAAAACTAGTTGCTTAATGTTGTACAgctgtttcaatttttttataaaaattattattaaataattaaaggcaaacataatcataatcataaattgcaaatcaaaactaaatatttcataCCATTTTCGTTTGCACTTTGCTCTTACAACTTAAATATAGCTGCTCAAACTGTAATCTTAAACTAACATTTAGAGACGTGGTGTGCTtcctgttgctcttgttgttgttatgaataataaatatgttggtttgtttgtatgtatgttatctAGGCAGCGGCTCCATCGATGGGCATGGCATGCAGCACCTCGTCGAGCAGCTGCAACGCACGATGCAAATGCACCTCGATCCAGCAGGGCGTCTCCTTGATTGATTGCCTTGGGTAATCGGGTCCCCAGCCCTTCACAAAACTCAGTCGCAATATGCACAGACGACGCAGATCATCAACTCCAATGCCAGCAGCTGCGGTAATGCCTAAAAAGgtaaatatgatttaattacaaataattataaaaaattgttctaCTCACTTCTGCCAGCTCCACCCATTTGCTGATTGGAGACACCCgccacagcagctgcttgTGCCGCCGCAGCGGCTTGTGCGTTGGTGGCCAGCGAATGCATCTGCTGATGGCATTGACGCAAATCAAAAACCTGCAGCGAGAAGACAACTAATTAGTTAAAGCCCACAAATCGTTGTGATTGGAAACCTACTTTGATGCAAGCTGCTGGATAGATCTTGTGAACAGCATCGCCTGGCGTTCGACCCGCCTCGCGATCCAGATAATAGCTTTGTACAAACACCGAGTTATCGCTGAGACAGCGCAACCAGACATCGCCCTCGCCACGCAAATCCAACTGCACACCCTTGCCAATATGCAACCTggcaacaaaattcaaataaagttCAATTTCAAGCGGTCTTATATTACAGGTTATGGTATCGACGTACCTGGCTCGCTCCGATTGCTCTGTGCGATGCACATTGCTCAATGCGCCCAAGCAGAAGCGATTACCACCCGAGGGATCCACATAGCCATCGATTATGACATTGGGCTTCGCCGAGGGCACCTTAAACGTCTCGCCCACCTGTGTGTCCAGCTCAAAGTAGGCAATGGAGCACCAGTACTCTGGTGCCGGTTGTCGCGATAGCAGacgcggctgctgttgttgctgctgctgtggcgccACTTGTTGCGGCGACGCCAGATCACCAGGCAGCGATGAGTTCCCTAAAACACTCTAAATGTAAACTCTTGAACTGCAATTAATGCTCTAAAAACTCACAGTAGGCGCCTGGCAAGGAGCGCGGATCTGGCGGCTGCATGGACTGTGTGTAGGTGAGCGTATTAGGTCCCGTCCAGGTGCCAGCGGCTCCTCCGCCACCACCGCTGCCCTGTGCACCAGCCGCGCCCCCAGCATTGCCCTGCGtcgcttgctgttgttgctgctgtgctgacGACGCTTGCGTTGCTCCATAGTTGCCTGCGCCCGCATTTTGTCCCGTCGACTGTGTAACATAACcgttctgctgctgctgttgttgctgctgggcatGCACAGCTGTTTGGCCAGCGCCCGCAACAGCTGCATTGCCACCAAACTTGCTCACGTCGTTTTGCATTTGTGCAGCTCCTGTTGGTGCGCCATAATATTGTCCAGCGGCTCCCTGAGCACCGCTGGCATTGTTAACGCCAGTCTGGCCATTGGGTCCACCACCTGgcggtggctgctgttgttgttgctgctgttgcatggcCATGGCGGCTGTGGGATCTGTCGGTGAGCTGGCCTGGGCATGATGCACGCCATTGCCTTGTGCAACGACGCTctgtgcttgttgctgttgttgttgtgtgggcGGGGGTGGTGGCGCCATAACAGGACCTTGGCCAGGACCGGGACCGGCATTCATGGCTCCCATGCCCGGCATGCCATGAGGTACGGCTGTAAACGTAACATCACAAAATGTCAGCAATTGAATTGATAATAAGAATAAACTGAAGAAACTTTGGCGAGACAAAATACTACAACATAAAATGACGCTTACAACGAGTGTGCGACGCTGGCTGGGATTGGgattgtggctgttgttgttgctgctgctgttgctgtggcggtGCCTGTCGCGGCGGCGGTGGCTGCGGTTGTGGTTGCACCATCCACGAACTGCGCGGATCA
Coding sequences:
- the LOC133836464 gene encoding mothers against decapentaplegic homolog 4 isoform X2: MPGPANGPPPHMYGAVAPQDIIVRDMVQMPPPPPSNAPTSADACLSIVHSLMCHRQGGESEGFAKRAIESLVKKLKEKRDELDSLITAITTNGAHPSKCVTIQRTLDGRLQVAGRKGFPHVIYARIWRWPDLHKNELKHVKYCAFAFDLKCDSVCVNPYHYERVVSPGIDLSGLSLQSGPSRLVKDEYSAGPLVGGMDIDGNDIGTIQHHPTQMVGPGGYGYPPQGPGPGDYAVPHGMPGMGAMNAGPGPGQGPVMAPPPPPTQQQQQQAQSVVAQGNGVHHAQASSPTDPTAAMAMQQQQQQQQPPPGGGPNGQTGVNNASGAQGAAGQYYGAPTGAAQMQNDVSKFGGNAAVAGAGQTAVHAQQQQQQQQNGYVTQSTGQNAGAGNYGATQASSAQQQQQQATQGNAGGAAGAQGSGGGGGAAGTWTGPNTLTYTQSMQPPDPRSLPGAYWNSSLPGDLASPQQVAPQQQQQQQPRLLSRQPAPEYWCSIAYFELDTQVGETFKVPSAKPNVIIDGYVDPSGGNRFCLGALSNVHRTEQSERARLHIGKGVQLDLRGEGDVWLRCLSDNSVFVQSYYLDREAGRTPGDAVHKIYPAACIKVFDLRQCHQQMHSLATNAQAAAAAQAAAVAGVSNQQMGGAGRSITAAAGIGVDDLRRLCILRLSFVKGWGPDYPRQSIKETPCWIEVHLHRALQLLDEVLHAMPIDGAAA
- the LOC133836467 gene encoding alpha/beta-tubulin-N-acetyltransferase 9, yielding MRLNEHTKLVGQRVILVPYEARHVPKYHEWMSCPTLRNLTASDELTLSEEYDMQRSWREDNDKLTFIVLCAETYANTNDEIAAMVGDTNLFLRYDDDEEEGNQYVAEAEIMIAATEARGKGYGREAMLLMLKYAQNHLSVTKFEAKIDMDNQISLRLFESFQFVEVRRVEVFHEVTLERKVTPDWLTWLDQQVDIKSETYK
- the LOC133836464 gene encoding mothers against decapentaplegic homolog 4 isoform X1 is translated as MPGPANGPPPHMYGAVAPQDIIVRDMVQMPPPPPSNAPTSADACLSIVHSLMCHRQGGESEGFAKRAIESLVKKLKEKRDELDSLITAITTNGAHPSKCVTIQRTLDGRLQVAGRKGFPHVIYARIWRWPDLHKNELKHVKYCAFAFDLKCDSVCVNPYHYERVVSPGIDLSGLSLQSGPSRLVKDEYSAGPLVGGMDIDGNDIGTIQHHPTQMVGPGGYGYPPQGPGPGDYVTDANQMSAMFAAGRAIPKIEPTDGADPRSSWMVQPQPQPPPPRQAPPQQQQQQQQQPQSQSQPASHTRSVPHGMPGMGAMNAGPGPGQGPVMAPPPPPTQQQQQQAQSVVAQGNGVHHAQASSPTDPTAAMAMQQQQQQQQPPPGGGPNGQTGVNNASGAQGAAGQYYGAPTGAAQMQNDVSKFGGNAAVAGAGQTAVHAQQQQQQQQNGYVTQSTGQNAGAGNYGATQASSAQQQQQQATQGNAGGAAGAQGSGGGGGAAGTWTGPNTLTYTQSMQPPDPRSLPGAYWNSSLPGDLASPQQVAPQQQQQQQPRLLSRQPAPEYWCSIAYFELDTQVGETFKVPSAKPNVIIDGYVDPSGGNRFCLGALSNVHRTEQSERARLHIGKGVQLDLRGEGDVWLRCLSDNSVFVQSYYLDREAGRTPGDAVHKIYPAACIKVFDLRQCHQQMHSLATNAQAAAAAQAAAVAGVSNQQMGGAGRSITAAAGIGVDDLRRLCILRLSFVKGWGPDYPRQSIKETPCWIEVHLHRALQLLDEVLHAMPIDGAAA
- the LOC133836466 gene encoding transcription factor Ouib; its protein translation is MSARCRTCGKIIFCLNANNLFEQPDKIMLHQIEALTGLFLLEQTEFPAHICGPCEVALREAIIFRERIIRTQQLLLSSNSVAEALKEIDLDEEHKLNLDDSVIQQDEDEDDEEEGGEQYSSFDENTEYTEDYVDQPKEQLEEVATVVQTTHTSETESIAPAERKPGKQTASKLYATVNFAINSRNTPRINWSKLSEHEIVELKRERRKRDCICELCGRHFTCPSNFKVHLLRHTGVKNFTCKQCPLKFYTPHLLRRHMLSHLCQKPYPCQYCGQTFADHSGRIQHERNRHTNYKPYKCTKCDKAFAVSNKLKTHMLSHSGVRSFHCEICKVSFMRRPHLAAHYRSKGHEQNAQNCAAEETNNVDIDNELVESIPCNV